Proteins encoded in a region of the bacterium genome:
- a CDS encoding methyltransferase domain-containing protein — MPDEELPEHVRENRAYWDGMADDWISAGERSWRTEEPIWGCWQLPESQLGLLPEDMTGLHTIELGCGTGYVSGWMARRGATAVGIDNSERQLSTARRLASEHGVELTLHHGNAETVPYAAGHFDFAISEYGAAIWCDPAIWIPEAHRLLKPGGELVFLGHTPLAMICTPPSGAACEPTLHRDYFGLRRLDSTLSQVDPGGIEFNLPISDWLALFRGTGFEVIDYLELQAPPASPDRFNTPGSWAERWPAEQVWKLRRST, encoded by the coding sequence ATGCCCGACGAAGAACTTCCCGAGCACGTCCGCGAGAATCGCGCCTACTGGGACGGGATGGCCGACGATTGGATCTCGGCCGGAGAGCGCAGCTGGCGAACCGAGGAACCCATCTGGGGTTGCTGGCAGCTCCCGGAATCGCAGCTGGGTCTGTTACCGGAAGACATGACTGGACTGCACACGATCGAGTTGGGATGTGGCACGGGCTATGTTTCGGGCTGGATGGCTCGCCGTGGTGCGACCGCGGTCGGAATCGACAACTCGGAGCGCCAGCTCAGCACCGCGCGCCGTCTGGCCAGCGAGCACGGAGTCGAGCTGACTCTCCACCATGGAAACGCCGAGACGGTCCCCTATGCCGCCGGCCACTTCGACTTTGCGATCAGCGAGTACGGAGCCGCGATCTGGTGCGATCCCGCAATCTGGATCCCCGAAGCCCATCGATTGCTGAAGCCCGGCGGTGAGCTGGTCTTTCTCGGCCATACACCTCTGGCGATGATCTGCACGCCGCCAAGCGGTGCCGCGTGCGAGCCCACACTGCATCGCGACTACTTCGGGTTGCGGCGACTCGACTCGACCCTGTCACAGGTCGACCCCGGTGGAATCGAGTTCAACCTGCCCATCTCCGACTGGCTGGCCCTTTTCAGGGGAACCGGATTCGAGGTCATCGACTATCTGGAACTGCAAGCGCCACCCGCTAGCCCCGACCGTTTCAATACTCCCGGAAGCTGGGCGGAGCGCTGGCCGGCGGAGCAGGTCTGGAAGCT
- a CDS encoding nucleotide excision repair endonuclease: MKRFDRTFGAERIAQLPTSPGVYLFKDDDGAVLYVGKAANLRRRLSSYRNASRKKVHRKMRMLVREASQLEIRVQPSEREALAVENELIRSFEPPHNVEGAFSFLYPAIGLRWSERRTLLCFTTSTPVWDVFEFTWFGHFRSRLRAKQAFDTLIDLLALVGHLERRSSLDPAPSLRGSRLAGVRQLDSQLVAALGGYLAGESLDGLKQLVLALLEKPLARRESVDVQQMVELLESFYASDLRPLHDALRSEGRSGTFVEQRERDVLFIRSQ; the protein is encoded by the coding sequence ATGAAGCGCTTTGATCGGACGTTCGGTGCGGAGCGGATCGCGCAGTTGCCGACCTCGCCCGGTGTCTACCTCTTCAAGGACGACGACGGAGCCGTGCTCTACGTCGGAAAAGCGGCAAATCTTCGGCGCAGGCTTTCGAGCTACCGCAATGCCTCGCGCAAGAAGGTCCACCGCAAGATGCGGATGCTCGTGCGCGAAGCGAGCCAGCTCGAGATCCGCGTGCAGCCGTCGGAGCGAGAGGCTCTTGCGGTTGAGAACGAACTGATTCGCAGCTTCGAGCCGCCGCATAACGTGGAGGGCGCGTTCTCGTTCCTCTACCCGGCGATCGGTCTGCGCTGGAGTGAGAGGCGGACTTTGCTCTGCTTTACCACTTCAACCCCGGTCTGGGACGTCTTCGAGTTCACCTGGTTCGGTCACTTCCGTTCTCGTCTGCGAGCGAAGCAGGCTTTCGACACCTTGATCGATCTCCTGGCCCTCGTCGGCCACCTCGAGCGCCGATCCTCTCTCGACCCCGCGCCCTCACTGCGTGGTTCGCGGCTTGCGGGGGTCCGCCAGCTGGATTCGCAGCTCGTTGCGGCGCTCGGCGGCTATCTCGCGGGCGAGTCCCTCGACGGGCTCAAGCAACTCGTGCTCGCTCTGCTCGAGAAACCTCTGGCCCGACGTGAATCCGTAGACGTACAGCAGATGGTCGAGCTGCTCGAATCCTTCTATGCGAGTGATCTACGCCCACTCCACGATGCGCTGAGGAGTGAAGGGCGGTCCGGTACGTTCGTTGAGCAGCGGGAACGCGACGTCCTCTTCATTCGATCCCAATAG
- a CDS encoding nuclear transport factor 2 family protein has translation MSESERNKARVVEFWKRLYEDRDYDAVGEFFAADGLYQDVPTPDFGAVGPENVAKRLRIGLEPIEKHEHETHRIVAEGDTVITEHTEHWYFHTGEKVSLPFVSVQTFRDDKITLWRDYFDLNTLMSNAPPWWIERLAKFTQEDFSD, from the coding sequence ATGTCGGAGAGCGAGCGGAACAAGGCACGGGTCGTGGAGTTCTGGAAGAGACTCTACGAGGATCGCGACTACGACGCGGTTGGCGAGTTCTTCGCGGCCGACGGACTGTACCAGGATGTTCCGACGCCCGATTTTGGCGCAGTCGGTCCGGAAAACGTCGCGAAACGCCTCCGAATCGGTCTCGAGCCCATCGAGAAACACGAGCACGAGACCCACCGGATCGTGGCGGAAGGCGACACGGTGATCACGGAGCACACCGAGCACTGGTACTTCCACACAGGGGAGAAGGTCAGCCTGCCTTTCGTTTCCGTGCAGACCTTCCGGGACGACAAGATCACCCTGTGGCGCGACTACTTCGATCTGAACACCCTGATGAGCAACGCACCGCCGTGGTGGATCGAGAGGCTCGCGAAGTTCACTCAGGAGGACTTTTCGGACTGA
- a CDS encoding solute-binding protein, translated as MYWQLRMVLATVLVLAACTADPQSPRELVLATTTSVQDSGLLDSILPRFSEESRIGVRVIAVGTGAALRMGSEGNADALLTHAPSSEQKLLDSGAVVSRVPFMENHFVIAGPEADPSGVAQATSAIEALRQIHEQKAAFVSRGDDSGTHKREVALFKSAGIDPDERWPGYDSTGSGMGLSLQVAGTRRAYILSDIGTFLAFQKPTKLHALSKPEPALRNEYSFLRVSAERFGERIRAEEARALEAFLTRADVQDEIGAFGQQKFGRALFRPVRDGAKGASD; from the coding sequence ATGTATTGGCAGCTCAGGATGGTGCTGGCGACTGTACTCGTCCTTGCCGCTTGCACAGCCGATCCGCAAAGCCCTCGCGAACTCGTGCTGGCCACGACCACGAGCGTCCAGGATTCCGGACTCCTGGATTCGATCCTGCCGAGATTCAGCGAAGAATCGCGGATTGGCGTGCGTGTGATCGCAGTCGGTACGGGTGCGGCCCTGCGCATGGGTTCAGAGGGAAACGCAGACGCTCTGCTGACCCACGCGCCGTCTTCGGAGCAGAAACTGCTCGACAGCGGTGCGGTGGTTTCGCGCGTCCCGTTCATGGAGAATCACTTCGTGATCGCCGGTCCCGAAGCAGATCCGAGTGGCGTTGCCCAGGCGACCAGCGCGATCGAAGCCCTGCGACAAATCCACGAGCAGAAGGCGGCCTTCGTCAGCCGCGGCGATGATTCCGGCACCCACAAGCGCGAGGTAGCCCTCTTCAAGAGTGCGGGCATCGATCCGGACGAGCGTTGGCCGGGCTATGACAGCACTGGCTCGGGCATGGGGCTCTCTCTGCAGGTCGCCGGAACCCGACGCGCGTATATCCTGTCGGACATCGGCACGTTCCTGGCATTTCAGAAACCCACGAAACTTCACGCACTTTCGAAGCCCGAACCGGCACTGCGCAACGAGTATTCGTTCCTGCGCGTAAGCGCCGAGCGCTTCGGGGAGCGGATCCGCGCGGAAGAAGCGCGTGCGCTCGAAGCTTTTCTCACGCGGGCAGACGTACAGGACGAGATCGGCGCCTTCGGCCAGCAGAAGTTCGGACGTGCGCTGTTCCGGCCGGTGCGAGACGGCGCGAAAGGCGCAAGTGACTGA
- a CDS encoding ABC transporter permease subunit: protein MRCSGRCETARKAQVTEAGPILEITLRTLAVCLQALLVSVVIGVPLGIWLGSRRFRGRGVMIGVVNSGMGAPPVVVGLFLALLLWPSQPLGGLQLMYTRQAMVIAQFLIALPLIVGITLAAVGALDEDWALQVRTLGVPAPWRLWLLLREIRLGLLAAVIAALGGILSEVGAVLMVGGNLAGETRVLTTAVMMHTRMGNLEIASGLAAVLLGLILILSGILTAVQQGGRR, encoded by the coding sequence GTGCGCTGTTCCGGCCGGTGCGAGACGGCGCGAAAGGCGCAAGTGACTGAAGCCGGTCCGATTCTGGAAATCACCCTGCGCACGCTGGCCGTGTGCCTACAGGCGTTGCTGGTTTCCGTGGTGATCGGAGTGCCGCTGGGAATCTGGCTCGGCAGTCGCAGATTTCGCGGTCGCGGTGTGATGATCGGCGTGGTCAATTCGGGAATGGGAGCCCCTCCGGTCGTGGTCGGTCTTTTCCTCGCGTTACTGCTCTGGCCCAGCCAGCCCCTGGGCGGGCTTCAACTCATGTACACGCGTCAGGCGATGGTGATCGCGCAGTTCCTGATCGCGTTGCCGCTGATCGTCGGTATCACACTGGCCGCCGTCGGTGCATTGGATGAAGACTGGGCACTGCAGGTGCGCACGCTCGGCGTTCCGGCACCGTGGCGACTCTGGTTGCTTTTGCGCGAGATTCGACTCGGCCTGCTGGCGGCCGTGATCGCAGCACTGGGCGGCATTCTCTCCGAAGTAGGTGCAGTCTTGATGGTCGGCGGCAATCTCGCCGGGGAAACGCGCGTACTCACGACCGCAGTCATGATGCACACGCGCATGGGCAACCTCGAAATCGCATCGGGTCTGGCGGCCGTCCTGCTCGGACTGATCTTGATCCTCTCGGGCATCCTGACGGCCGTTCAACAGGGAGGCCGGCGATGA
- a CDS encoding ABC transporter ATP-binding protein: protein MSCVPALSAERLRILRTSKRSRFELRVDRLEIFGGHALAILGANGAGKTSLLRALAGLEPPVEGTISAHADGPVTMVFQRPIAFAGTVAHNVRTALLSLRLPSELEQDRIQQALQRFDVAHLIERRAASLSGGELRRVALARAFALQPAVLLLDEPFDDLDAAGREVLSLDLRGAIEDTGVAVAVVTHDLRRAVLLADRMAVLDAGCVQQIDDTPTVMEKPQNAGVARLVGMTNLIPGVVSDSTESGHAIVEIDREHRIETLSELERGTAVWVGIRSEYLKIDTGRGESAPIGKGVVRQILSDGVLSTLVIEWAGFELRTHLISGRGLSRSLVQGDAVLVSVQPRDVWLMRRDP from the coding sequence ATGAGTTGCGTGCCCGCGCTCTCCGCCGAGCGACTGCGGATCCTGCGCACGTCGAAACGCAGTCGTTTCGAGCTTCGCGTCGATCGGCTGGAGATTTTCGGCGGCCACGCGCTGGCCATTCTGGGCGCCAACGGAGCGGGAAAGACCAGCCTGTTGCGCGCTCTGGCCGGGTTGGAGCCACCGGTCGAAGGCACCATCTCGGCGCACGCCGACGGTCCGGTCACCATGGTATTCCAGCGCCCGATTGCCTTCGCTGGAACCGTCGCGCATAACGTGCGCACCGCCCTGCTCTCCCTGCGCCTGCCTTCCGAGCTTGAACAGGATCGAATTCAGCAAGCGCTGCAGCGTTTCGACGTCGCACATCTGATCGAACGCCGTGCGGCCAGCCTATCGGGTGGCGAGTTGCGTCGCGTCGCACTCGCGCGAGCCTTTGCATTGCAACCGGCCGTCCTTTTGCTCGACGAACCCTTCGACGACCTCGATGCCGCGGGCCGCGAGGTCCTGTCCCTCGATCTCCGCGGGGCGATCGAAGACACCGGCGTCGCAGTCGCCGTGGTCACCCACGACCTGAGGCGCGCAGTGCTACTGGCAGATCGAATGGCGGTACTCGACGCGGGATGCGTCCAGCAGATCGACGACACGCCCACCGTCATGGAGAAGCCGCAAAACGCTGGAGTCGCGCGACTCGTCGGCATGACGAATCTGATACCCGGCGTGGTTTCCGACTCCACGGAATCGGGTCACGCGATCGTCGAGATCGATCGCGAACACCGGATCGAGACGCTCTCAGAACTGGAGCGCGGCACGGCAGTCTGGGTGGGAATTCGCAGCGAATACCTGAAGATCGACACCGGCCGCGGAGAGAGCGCTCCGATCGGCAAGGGAGTCGTTCGACAGATTCTGTCCGACGGGGTGTTGAGCACCCTGGTCATCGAATGGGCGGGGTTCGAACTGCGCACCCACCTCATCTCCGGACGCGGACTCTCGCGCAGTCTGGTGCAGGGAGATGCGGTCCTGGTTTCGGTACAGCCCAGAGACGTCTGGCTGATGCGACGCGATCCCTAG